The following are encoded together in the Naumannella cuiyingiana genome:
- a CDS encoding phospho-sugar mutase, with product MSAELLSAADAWQRADPDPATAAELAKVITAAQAGDAGAVAELADAFAGPLEFGTAGLRGRLGPGPNRMNRVVVTRAAAGLAKYLRDNGLTGGPVIIGHDARHNSDRFARDTAEIMAGAGFEVLLSPGPVPTPLAAWGIRALGAVAAVVVTASHNPPADNGYKVYLGDGSQIVPPADVEIAAAIEEVSRLPLADLPRADSWRTWDPRLRDGYIARAAELGERARGADLRWVHTALHGVGTEIVRAVVERAGIPAPVEVAEQASPDPDFPTVAFPNPEEPGAIDLALAAAREAGRGGEPVDLVVANDPDADRCAVAIPAPEAAGGWRMLSGNELGWLLADDALRRGVQGAYACSVVSSVLLAELAAAHDQPFVPTLTGFKWIGRVPGLAFGYEEAIGYCCDPAHVPDKDGITALVTVLAMAAELKSRGETLAGRLAELARVFGPHLTDQLSVRVEDQSIIAEAMTRLRSAPPAELTGRPVRVTDLAEGTPELPPTDGVLLAGDGVRAVVRPSGTEPKLKCYLEVWDAPGADAGAAAGRLLRLRDEMAAALGL from the coding sequence GTGAGCGCCGAGCTGCTGAGCGCGGCCGATGCCTGGCAGCGCGCCGACCCGGATCCGGCGACGGCCGCCGAGCTGGCGAAGGTGATCACCGCCGCGCAGGCCGGGGACGCCGGCGCGGTGGCCGAGCTCGCCGACGCCTTCGCGGGCCCGCTGGAATTCGGCACGGCCGGCCTGCGCGGGCGCCTCGGCCCCGGGCCGAACCGGATGAACCGGGTCGTCGTGACGCGCGCCGCGGCGGGCCTGGCGAAGTATCTGCGCGACAACGGCCTGACCGGCGGGCCGGTGATCATCGGTCACGACGCACGACACAATTCGGACCGCTTCGCCCGCGACACCGCAGAGATCATGGCCGGCGCCGGGTTCGAGGTGCTGCTCTCCCCCGGCCCCGTGCCGACACCGCTGGCGGCCTGGGGGATCCGGGCGCTCGGCGCCGTCGCCGCGGTCGTGGTGACGGCCTCGCACAACCCGCCTGCCGACAACGGCTACAAGGTCTACCTCGGCGACGGCTCGCAGATCGTGCCGCCGGCCGATGTCGAGATCGCCGCGGCGATCGAGGAGGTCTCGCGCCTGCCGCTGGCCGATCTTCCCCGCGCCGACTCCTGGCGTACCTGGGATCCGCGGCTGCGCGATGGCTACATCGCCCGCGCCGCCGAACTGGGCGAACGCGCCCGCGGCGCGGACCTGCGCTGGGTGCACACCGCGCTGCACGGCGTCGGCACCGAGATCGTCCGGGCGGTCGTCGAGCGTGCCGGGATCCCGGCGCCGGTCGAGGTCGCCGAGCAGGCGTCCCCGGATCCCGACTTCCCGACCGTCGCCTTCCCCAACCCCGAGGAGCCCGGCGCGATCGATCTTGCGCTGGCCGCTGCCCGCGAGGCGGGTCGTGGCGGTGAGCCGGTCGACCTGGTGGTCGCCAACGATCCGGACGCCGACCGGTGCGCGGTGGCGATCCCCGCCCCCGAGGCGGCCGGCGGCTGGCGGATGCTGAGCGGCAACGAGCTGGGTTGGCTGCTCGCCGACGATGCGCTGCGCCGCGGGGTGCAGGGCGCCTACGCCTGCTCGGTGGTGTCCAGCGTGCTGCTGGCCGAGCTGGCCGCGGCCCATGATCAACCGTTCGTGCCGACGCTGACCGGCTTCAAGTGGATCGGCCGGGTGCCGGGGCTGGCGTTCGGCTACGAGGAGGCGATCGGCTACTGCTGCGATCCCGCGCACGTGCCGGACAAGGACGGCATCACCGCACTCGTCACCGTGCTCGCGATGGCCGCGGAGCTGAAGTCGCGTGGGGAAACCCTGGCGGGCCGGCTGGCCGAGCTGGCCCGGGTCTTCGGCCCGCACCTGACCGACCAGTTGTCCGTCCGTGTCGAGGACCAGTCGATCATCGCCGAGGCGATGACCCGGCTGCGATCCGCGCCGCCCGCGGAGCTGACGGGCCGGCCGGTGCGGGTGACCGATCTGGCGGAGGGTACGCCCGAGCTGCCGCCGACCGACGGCGTGCTGCTGGCCGGCGACGGCGTGCGAGCGGTCGTCCGGCCGTCCGGCACCGAGCCGAAGCTGAAGTGCTATCTGGAGGTCTGGGATGCCCCCGGCGCCGATGCCGGTGCCGCCGCCGGTCGGCTGCTACGGCTGCGCGACGAGATGGCCGCGGCGCTCGGGCTGTGA
- a CDS encoding Gfo/Idh/MocA family protein, whose translation MDEDLGTTSRRMVLGGALAVGAVAGLGAQRAQAAPVERRRPRRKGQKSMIGVPYAQRDTVRVGVIGLGNRGSGMALGWASIPGGEVTAVCDIRADRANRVADRLQAAGHDRPATIGGSESSYLELLRRDDVDYVYIATPWEFHFSQGRDALRHDKDAAVELPIAMELDELWELVDASEQSRRHLMLAENCNYGRNELAMLKMARAGLFGEITDAHGGYLHDLRELLFSDTYYTDAWRRKWHTRSRAAFYTMHGLGPMSACLDINRGERYVSLVAIDTPAEGLADYRERFVPRDHPSWQEEYVHGDVQTVLLTTNSGKMCRAVHSVSSPRPYSRINSLQGSRGIVEDYPERIYVEPDHKGHAWADFGPYRDKHEHWLWRKLREDAEGGGHGGMDWIMQWRIVQQIRTGQVPDIDVYDSAVWCSSVPLSAESLKKERAVAVPDFTRGDWDDSSRGGLDSAESDMPG comes from the coding sequence ATGGATGAGGACCTCGGGACCACGAGCAGGCGGATGGTGCTGGGCGGTGCGCTGGCGGTCGGTGCCGTCGCGGGGCTGGGCGCGCAACGGGCCCAGGCCGCGCCGGTCGAGCGCAGGCGACCGCGCCGCAAGGGACAGAAGTCGATGATCGGCGTCCCGTACGCCCAGCGCGACACCGTGCGGGTGGGCGTGATCGGGCTCGGCAACCGCGGCTCGGGCATGGCGCTGGGCTGGGCATCCATCCCCGGCGGCGAGGTGACCGCGGTCTGCGACATCCGGGCCGATCGCGCGAACCGCGTCGCTGATCGCTTGCAGGCGGCCGGTCACGATCGCCCCGCGACCATCGGCGGCAGCGAGAGCTCCTATCTGGAGCTGTTGCGCCGCGACGACGTCGACTACGTCTACATCGCCACGCCGTGGGAGTTCCACTTCAGCCAGGGCCGCGACGCGCTGCGCCACGACAAGGACGCGGCGGTCGAGCTGCCGATCGCGATGGAGCTGGACGAGCTGTGGGAGCTGGTCGATGCCAGCGAACAGTCCCGCCGCCACCTGATGCTGGCCGAGAACTGCAACTACGGCCGCAACGAACTGGCGATGCTGAAGATGGCCCGCGCCGGGCTGTTCGGCGAGATCACCGACGCCCACGGCGGCTATCTGCACGATCTGCGCGAGCTGTTGTTCAGCGACACCTACTACACCGATGCCTGGCGGCGGAAGTGGCACACCCGCTCCCGGGCCGCCTTCTACACCATGCACGGCCTGGGCCCGATGTCTGCCTGCCTGGACATCAACCGCGGCGAACGCTACGTGTCGCTGGTCGCCATCGACACCCCGGCCGAGGGCCTCGCCGATTACCGCGAGCGGTTCGTCCCGCGCGATCATCCGTCCTGGCAGGAGGAGTACGTGCACGGGGACGTGCAGACGGTGCTGCTGACGACCAATAGCGGCAAGATGTGCCGCGCCGTGCACTCGGTGTCCTCGCCGCGCCCCTACAGCCGGATCAACTCGCTCCAGGGCAGTCGCGGGATCGTCGAGGACTATCCGGAGCGGATCTATGTCGAACCCGACCACAAGGGCCACGCCTGGGCCGACTTCGGCCCCTATCGCGACAAGCACGAGCACTGGCTGTGGCGCAAGCTGCGCGAGGACGCCGAGGGCGGCGGGCACGGCGGCATGGACTGGATCATGCAGTGGCGGATCGTGCAGCAGATACGTACCGGCCAGGTGCCCGACATCGATGTCTACGATTCCGCGGTCTGGTGCTCGTCGGTGCCGCTGTCGGCGGAGTCGCTGAAGAAGGAGAGGGCCGTGGCGGTGCCCGACTTCACCCGCGGCGACTGGGACGACTCGTCGCGCGGCGGGCTGGACTCGGCGGAGTCCGACATGCCCGGCTGA
- a CDS encoding uridine kinase has translation MSASATVVLVAGPSGSGKSRLAALSGVPHVSLDDFYLDGDHPALPVTELGGERVIDWDDPRSWNCPAAVAAIEKLIRTGGVRAPVYRLAANAAVGERAIELGDASAVVAEGVFAPQALGPLRAAGLRVVPLWLDRSRTLNGVRRLARDLAERRKPAHVLIFRGIALWRDEGRRRREALALGFRPVGMASARRLVAGLARR, from the coding sequence GTGAGCGCGTCGGCGACGGTCGTGCTGGTCGCGGGCCCCTCCGGCAGCGGCAAGTCCAGGCTCGCGGCCCTGTCGGGCGTACCGCACGTCAGCCTGGACGACTTCTATCTCGACGGTGATCATCCGGCGCTGCCGGTCACCGAGCTCGGCGGCGAGCGGGTGATCGACTGGGACGATCCGCGCAGTTGGAACTGCCCGGCGGCGGTCGCCGCGATCGAGAAGTTGATCAGGACCGGCGGGGTGCGCGCGCCCGTCTACCGGTTGGCCGCCAATGCCGCGGTGGGTGAGCGCGCGATCGAGCTCGGCGACGCCTCGGCGGTGGTCGCGGAGGGGGTCTTCGCCCCGCAGGCGCTCGGCCCCCTGCGCGCCGCGGGCCTGCGGGTCGTTCCCCTGTGGCTGGACAGGTCGCGAACGCTGAACGGGGTACGCCGGTTGGCGCGCGATCTGGCCGAGCGCCGCAAACCCGCCCACGTGTTGATCTTTCGCGGGATCGCGCTGTGGCGAGACGAGGGCCGCCGCCGGCGCGAGGCCCTGGCGCTCGGCTTTCGTCCGGTGGGGATGGCCTCGGCGCGCCGCCTGGTCGCCGGGCTCGCGCGGCGCTGA
- a CDS encoding FAD-dependent oxidoreductase: protein MKKPDPAIVLVADTSSEPLRQALQRYAGEYRVESADSLASSLPLVQRLLAGGVPIAMLIVESTLPDASGLITMDCLQALSPTSKRVVFTTVGDYLATIGQLRTAMSEGRLDLAGVAPRGPRDEELHAALTDLLSDWGWSSGRPVVEALRVVAPANNPDAARIHDFLDRLGMPHGMWSPESPPGREVLDELGEDAGGPDQAYPVVRMHDAPPMVRPTMAEIGAAIYNPETLGDRVFDVAIVGGGPAGLGAAVYGASEGLETVVIDADAIGGQAGSSSMIRNYLGFPNGISGMRLTQRARFQALRFGAKLQAARPVQELRLGDPAGNGHVLQTPAGEIRARSVIIATGVKYRRLGVPALEDLVGLGVHYGAATSAARDLAGLDVHVVGGGNSAGQAAMHLSRYARSVTIVIRRPDLTATMSDYLIREIVANARITVRGESEVIDGGGNGRLEWLMIRDNAADAVSKVAAGGLFLLLGANPHCGWLPPEILLDEHGFVLTGRDVPKGYWRDGVPPASLATTAAGVFAVGDVRAGSMKRVAAASGEGSSVVPLVHGFLAGIDRG, encoded by the coding sequence GTGAAGAAGCCGGATCCCGCGATCGTCCTGGTCGCCGATACGTCGTCGGAGCCGCTGCGGCAGGCCCTGCAGCGGTACGCCGGGGAGTACCGCGTCGAATCGGCGGACAGTCTCGCCAGCTCGCTGCCGCTGGTGCAACGGCTGCTCGCGGGCGGGGTGCCGATCGCGATGCTGATCGTGGAGAGCACGCTGCCCGACGCTTCCGGGTTGATCACCATGGACTGCCTGCAGGCGCTCAGCCCGACCAGCAAGCGGGTCGTGTTCACCACCGTCGGGGACTACCTGGCCACGATCGGGCAGTTGCGGACGGCGATGTCGGAGGGGCGTCTCGATCTGGCCGGCGTCGCGCCGCGCGGGCCGCGCGATGAGGAGTTGCACGCCGCGTTGACCGATCTGTTGTCGGACTGGGGCTGGAGTTCCGGGCGCCCCGTGGTCGAGGCCCTGCGGGTGGTCGCGCCGGCCAACAATCCCGACGCCGCCCGGATCCACGACTTCCTCGACCGGCTCGGCATGCCGCACGGGATGTGGTCGCCGGAAAGCCCGCCGGGGCGCGAGGTGCTGGACGAGCTGGGGGAGGATGCCGGCGGGCCCGATCAGGCGTACCCGGTGGTGCGGATGCATGATGCCCCGCCGATGGTTCGGCCGACGATGGCCGAGATCGGCGCGGCGATCTACAACCCCGAGACGCTCGGCGACCGGGTCTTCGATGTCGCCATCGTCGGCGGCGGTCCCGCCGGGCTCGGTGCGGCGGTCTACGGCGCATCGGAGGGGTTGGAGACGGTCGTGATCGACGCCGATGCGATCGGTGGCCAGGCCGGATCGAGTTCCATGATCAGGAACTATCTCGGCTTCCCGAACGGCATCTCGGGGATGCGGCTGACCCAGCGCGCGAGGTTCCAGGCGCTGCGGTTCGGCGCGAAGCTGCAGGCGGCGCGGCCGGTGCAGGAGCTGCGGCTCGGCGATCCCGCCGGCAACGGGCACGTGCTGCAGACCCCGGCCGGCGAGATTCGCGCGCGCAGCGTGATCATCGCCACCGGGGTGAAGTATCGCCGGCTCGGCGTACCGGCCCTGGAGGACCTGGTCGGTCTCGGCGTGCACTACGGCGCGGCGACCTCGGCGGCGCGCGACCTGGCGGGGCTCGATGTCCATGTCGTCGGTGGTGGCAATTCCGCCGGTCAGGCGGCGATGCACCTGTCGAGGTACGCCCGCTCGGTGACCATCGTGATCCGCCGCCCCGACCTGACGGCAACCATGTCGGACTACCTGATCCGCGAGATCGTGGCGAACGCGCGGATCACCGTGCGCGGCGAGTCCGAGGTGATCGACGGTGGCGGGAACGGCCGGCTGGAGTGGCTGATGATCCGCGACAACGCGGCCGATGCGGTGTCCAAGGTCGCCGCGGGCGGGCTGTTCCTGCTGCTCGGCGCCAACCCGCACTGCGGCTGGCTGCCTCCGGAGATCCTGCTGGACGAGCACGGCTTCGTGCTCACCGGGCGGGACGTGCCGAAGGGCTACTGGCGCGACGGCGTACCGCCCGCTTCGCTGGCCACCACCGCGGCCGGGGTGTTCGCCGTGGGCGACGTGCGCGCCGGCTCGATGAAGCGGGTGGCGGCCGCCAGCGGCGAGGGGTCATCGGTCGTCCCGCTGGTGCACGGTTTCCTCGCGGGCATCGACCGCGGCTGA
- a CDS encoding MerR family transcriptional regulator: MLIPIGEFSKMTHLSVRQLRNYHEAGLLQPAAVDPVTGYRSYALDQVERARTIRMLRAVEMPVAMVAETLDGDRTAAIERHLAELERTVRDHGAAIAELREELAGTPAPAVELRAAPAQRVLAARARVARDDIDAWCAATYPELTERAARAGAWPSGPAGADYAEPFFADNAGAVTAWLPVAEPTRAGRAATQELPGGRYAVAVHRGAYSFDRTYAALGRALHDDSHPLGVEPAAGAVREIYLVGPDKTHDPTQWITEVCWPVRPRTDERK, from the coding sequence GTGTTGATCCCGATCGGCGAGTTCTCCAAGATGACGCACCTGAGCGTGCGGCAGCTGCGCAACTACCACGAGGCCGGGCTGCTGCAGCCGGCCGCGGTCGATCCGGTCACCGGCTACCGCAGCTATGCGCTGGACCAGGTGGAGCGGGCGCGGACGATCCGAATGCTGCGCGCGGTCGAGATGCCGGTGGCGATGGTCGCCGAGACGCTGGACGGCGATCGGACGGCGGCCATCGAGCGGCACCTCGCCGAGCTGGAGCGGACCGTGCGCGATCACGGGGCAGCGATCGCGGAGCTGCGCGAGGAGCTCGCCGGTACGCCCGCGCCCGCCGTCGAGTTGCGCGCGGCGCCCGCACAGCGGGTGCTGGCGGCACGGGCGCGGGTCGCGCGCGACGACATCGACGCCTGGTGCGCGGCGACCTATCCGGAGCTGACGGAGCGGGCCGCGCGCGCCGGCGCGTGGCCGTCCGGGCCGGCCGGCGCGGACTACGCCGAACCGTTCTTCGCCGACAATGCGGGCGCGGTGACCGCGTGGCTGCCGGTCGCCGAGCCGACGCGCGCGGGCCGTGCCGCGACCCAGGAGCTGCCCGGCGGACGGTACGCCGTGGCGGTGCACCGCGGCGCGTACAGCTTCGACCGGACGTACGCCGCGCTCGGCCGCGCCCTGCACGACGACTCCCACCCGCTCGGCGTCGAGCCGGCGGCCGGCGCGGTCCGCGAGATCTATCTCGTCGGTCCGGACAAGACCCACGACCCCACCCAATGGATCACCGAGGTGTGCTGGCCCGTCCGGCCCCGCACCGACGAAAGGAAATGA
- a CDS encoding VOC family protein, which produces MTSRLAAVTFDCLDVARTSAFWSAVTKIDIDDGANEWFATLGRSSAGPAWFFARVDEHTADKTPIHVDLAAEGDWLAEVDRIVGLGAEFVRRVDEHGFNWVTLRDPEGNLFDVAAAH; this is translated from the coding sequence ATGACCAGCAGACTAGCCGCCGTCACCTTCGACTGCCTGGATGTGGCCCGCACGTCCGCCTTCTGGTCCGCCGTGACCAAGATCGACATCGACGACGGGGCCAACGAGTGGTTCGCCACCCTGGGCCGCAGTTCGGCCGGGCCTGCATGGTTCTTCGCCCGGGTCGACGAGCACACCGCCGACAAGACCCCGATCCACGTCGATCTCGCCGCGGAGGGCGACTGGCTGGCGGAGGTGGACCGGATCGTCGGGCTGGGCGCGGAGTTCGTCCGGCGGGTGGACGAACACGGCTTCAACTGGGTGACCCTGCGCGACCCCGAGGGCAACCTGTTCGACGTGGCGGCCGCCCACTGA
- a CDS encoding gluconokinase: protein MSVQVLVVMGVSGTGKTTLAQNLSRTLGWPMAEGDDLHSDANRAKMAAGIPLTDADRWPWLRRIRAWIDSRLESGEPGVITCSALKRSYRDVLRAPGVVFVHLDGDRAVLADRLGRRRGHYMPPSLLDSQLATLEPLGPDEDGIVVRIGGTPEEELDQALDALRGRLG, encoded by the coding sequence ATGAGCGTGCAGGTGCTGGTGGTGATGGGGGTCTCCGGCACCGGCAAGACCACCCTCGCGCAGAACCTGTCCCGCACGCTGGGCTGGCCGATGGCGGAGGGAGATGATCTTCACTCCGACGCCAACCGGGCGAAGATGGCCGCCGGAATCCCCTTGACCGACGCCGATCGCTGGCCGTGGCTGCGCCGGATCCGCGCGTGGATCGATTCCCGGCTCGAGTCCGGCGAGCCGGGCGTGATCACCTGTTCGGCGCTGAAGCGCAGCTACCGCGACGTGCTGCGCGCGCCCGGAGTGGTCTTCGTCCACCTCGACGGCGACCGCGCGGTGCTGGCCGACCGGCTCGGCCGCCGCCGCGGCCACTACATGCCGCCGTCGCTGCTGGACTCCCAGCTCGCCACCCTGGAGCCGCTCGGCCCGGACGAGGACGGGATCGTCGTGCGGATCGGCGGCACCCCGGAAGAGGAGCTGGACCAAGCGCTCGACGCCCTGCGCGGCCGCCTGGGCTGA
- a CDS encoding purine-nucleoside phosphorylase produces MNDAFDDPSALANAAADAVRTGAGIDGLDLALVLGSGWSAAADDLGEQLHSFDLGELPGFSKPVVAGHGGQLRIVRTPAGKVAGVFTGRTHFYEGRGAEPVVHGVRTAAAAGARTLVLTNGCGSLNADWGPGTPVLISDHINLTGATPLRGATFVDLTAAYAPRLRELAREVDPGLPDGVYVQFRGPQYETPAEVAMAATIGGDLVGMSTALETIAAREAGLEVLGISLVTNLAAGISPEPLDHAEVIEAGNAAAPKLRALLRGLAEKL; encoded by the coding sequence GTGAACGACGCATTCGACGATCCCTCCGCGCTCGCGAACGCCGCGGCCGACGCCGTCCGGACCGGGGCCGGCATCGACGGTCTGGACCTCGCTCTGGTGCTCGGCTCGGGCTGGTCGGCCGCCGCCGATGATCTTGGCGAGCAACTGCACAGCTTCGACCTCGGCGAGCTGCCCGGGTTCAGCAAGCCCGTGGTCGCGGGCCACGGCGGACAGTTGCGTATCGTCCGCACGCCGGCCGGGAAGGTGGCGGGGGTCTTCACCGGGCGTACCCACTTCTACGAGGGCCGGGGCGCCGAACCGGTGGTGCACGGGGTACGCACGGCGGCCGCCGCGGGCGCCCGGACGCTCGTGCTGACCAACGGTTGCGGCAGCCTCAATGCCGACTGGGGACCCGGTACGCCGGTGCTGATCAGCGACCACATCAACCTGACGGGCGCGACGCCGCTGCGCGGGGCGACCTTCGTCGATCTCACCGCGGCCTATGCGCCACGGCTGCGCGAGCTGGCCCGCGAGGTCGACCCGGGCCTGCCGGACGGCGTCTATGTGCAGTTCCGGGGCCCGCAGTACGAGACGCCGGCCGAGGTGGCGATGGCCGCGACCATCGGTGGCGATCTGGTCGGCATGTCGACGGCGCTGGAGACGATCGCGGCGCGCGAGGCCGGGCTGGAGGTGCTCGGCATCTCCCTGGTCACGAACCTGGCGGCGGGCATCTCGCCGGAGCCGCTCGACCACGCCGAGGTGATCGAGGCCGGCAATGCCGCGGCGCCGAAGCTGCGCGCCCTGCTCCGCGGGCTGGCGGAGAAGCTGTGA
- a CDS encoding NAD(P)H-quinone dehydrogenase: MTRVVIVGGGPGGYEAALVASQLGGEVTLVEEVAPGGSSVLTDAVPSKTLIATSDVMDMVRTAGTLGIRVREDAAAEGDSPLEAVEVDLDRVNTRVRELARAQSRDIARSLGAAGVTVIAGRGRLADAHTVQVRTEDDELELPADVILIATGTHPRILPTAQPDGERILTWTQLYHLDELPERLIVVGSGVTGAEFASAYDALGSDVVLVSSRDTVLPGEDSDAAKVLQDVFERRGMEVMSRSRAESVTRDGDEVVVTLTDGREVRGSHCLIAVGSIPNTSGIGLVEAGVELDDNGFVVVDKVSRTTAPGVYAAGDCTGVLMLASVAAMQGRKAMWHALGDAVTPLDLAKVASNVFTAPEIATVGFTQKQFDEGALPAERVILPLARNPRAKMQAIDDGLIKLFVLPLTGIIVGGVVVAPKASELIHPISLAVSARMTVDDFMSAFTVYPSLTGSLAEAARQLHRRGQVGS, encoded by the coding sequence GTGACGCGCGTGGTGATCGTCGGTGGTGGACCGGGTGGGTACGAGGCTGCGCTGGTGGCCAGCCAGCTCGGCGGTGAGGTGACCCTGGTCGAGGAGGTCGCTCCGGGCGGATCCTCGGTGCTGACGGACGCGGTCCCGTCGAAGACGCTGATCGCCACCTCCGATGTGATGGACATGGTGCGCACCGCGGGCACGCTCGGCATCCGGGTCCGCGAGGACGCGGCCGCCGAGGGCGACTCCCCGCTGGAGGCCGTCGAGGTCGACCTGGACCGGGTGAACACCCGCGTCCGCGAGCTGGCCAGGGCCCAGTCCCGCGACATCGCGCGCTCGCTGGGCGCCGCGGGGGTGACGGTGATCGCGGGCCGCGGCCGGCTGGCCGACGCGCACACCGTGCAGGTACGGACCGAGGACGACGAGCTGGAGCTGCCCGCCGACGTGATCCTGATCGCGACGGGTACGCACCCGAGGATCCTGCCGACGGCCCAGCCGGACGGCGAGCGGATCCTGACCTGGACCCAGCTCTACCACCTCGACGAGCTGCCCGAGCGGCTGATCGTGGTGGGATCGGGGGTCACCGGGGCGGAGTTCGCGAGCGCCTACGACGCGCTCGGCAGCGATGTCGTGCTGGTCTCCTCCCGCGACACCGTGCTGCCCGGGGAGGACTCCGATGCCGCCAAGGTGCTGCAGGACGTCTTCGAGCGGCGCGGGATGGAGGTGATGTCGCGTTCGCGTGCCGAGTCGGTCACGCGCGACGGCGACGAGGTCGTGGTGACGCTCACCGACGGCCGCGAGGTCCGCGGCAGCCACTGCCTGATCGCGGTCGGCTCGATCCCGAACACCTCGGGCATCGGGCTCGTCGAGGCCGGTGTGGAGCTCGACGACAACGGCTTCGTCGTCGTGGACAAGGTCTCGCGCACCACCGCGCCCGGGGTGTACGCCGCGGGTGACTGCACCGGCGTGCTGATGCTCGCCTCGGTCGCGGCGATGCAGGGCCGCAAGGCGATGTGGCACGCGCTCGGCGATGCCGTCACCCCGCTCGATCTGGCCAAGGTCGCCTCGAACGTGTTCACCGCACCGGAGATCGCAACGGTCGGCTTCACCCAGAAGCAGTTCGACGAGGGGGCGCTGCCGGCCGAGCGGGTGATCTTGCCGCTGGCCAGGAACCCGCGCGCCAAGATGCAGGCCATCGACGATGGTCTGATCAAGCTCTTCGTGCTGCCGCTGACCGGGATCATCGTGGGCGGTGTCGTGGTCGCGCCGAAGGCGAGCGAGCTGATCCACCCGATCTCGCTCGCGGTGTCGGCGCGGATGACCGTCGACGACTTCATGAGCGCCTTCACCGTCTATCCCTCGCTCACCGGGTCGCTCGCCGAGGCCGCGCGGCAGTTGCACCGGCGGGGCCAGGTCGGTAGTTGA
- a CDS encoding Sir2 family NAD-dependent protein deacetylase yields MEPGGVAELAELIAGRRWVALTGAGMSTDSGIPDYRGPTSPPANPMLYADFVRSADNRRRYWARSFRGWPRMLRARPNAGHVALASLAGAGLAGVLTQNVDGLHTAAGSPDVIDLHGRLAEVICLACGEVSDRADLQVRLAAANPDAAGLDIAPGQAELRPDGDLEVDDHRSFVVPDCETCGGVLKPHVVFFGESVPRERVTRAYALVDGAEVLVVLGSSLAVMSGLRFPRHLVRTGRSVAIVNRGATRGDELATVRLAAGTSETLGALAAALSAPA; encoded by the coding sequence ATGGAGCCCGGTGGCGTCGCCGAGCTCGCGGAGCTGATCGCGGGCCGCCGCTGGGTCGCGCTCACCGGCGCCGGGATGTCGACCGATTCGGGTATTCCGGACTATCGCGGGCCGACGTCGCCGCCGGCCAACCCCATGTTGTACGCCGACTTCGTGCGATCGGCCGACAACCGGCGGCGCTACTGGGCGCGATCCTTCCGTGGCTGGCCGCGGATGCTGCGGGCGCGGCCGAATGCGGGCCACGTCGCGCTCGCCTCGCTCGCGGGGGCGGGCCTGGCGGGAGTGCTCACCCAGAACGTCGACGGCCTGCACACCGCCGCCGGCAGCCCGGACGTGATCGATCTGCACGGGAGGCTGGCCGAGGTGATCTGCCTGGCCTGCGGCGAGGTCAGCGACCGCGCCGATCTTCAGGTACGCCTGGCGGCCGCCAATCCCGACGCGGCCGGACTCGACATCGCTCCCGGACAGGCGGAGCTGCGTCCCGACGGCGACCTCGAGGTCGATGATCACCGCTCGTTCGTGGTGCCGGACTGTGAAACCTGCGGTGGCGTACTGAAACCGCATGTGGTCTTCTTCGGCGAGTCCGTGCCGCGGGAGCGAGTGACGCGGGCCTATGCACTGGTCGACGGCGCGGAGGTACTGGTCGTGCTCGGGTCCTCGCTGGCCGTGATGTCCGGCCTGCGGTTCCCGCGGCATCTGGTCCGCACCGGGCGGTCGGTGGCGATCGTCAACCGCGGCGCCACCCGGGGCGACGAGCTGGCGACGGTACGCCTGGCCGCCGGGACCTCGGAGACCCTCGGCGCGCTCGCCGCCGCCTTGTCCGCGCCGGCCTGA